Proteins encoded within one genomic window of Desulforegulaceae bacterium:
- a CDS encoding chalcone isomerase family protein, whose amino-acid sequence MKKLLAVLIVAFMFTPAVSAKEVSGVNFLEQMKISGKNMVLNGAGLRKKAFIKVYACGLYLKEKNSDSKAIISADEPMAVKLVITTGLVTKEKMQEAMTEGFEASTNGNQATIQDSIDLFNNCFNDEIVKGDEFMMAYLPGTGVVVSKNGTEKGIIEGLDFKKALIGIWLGDNPIDKGLKKDML is encoded by the coding sequence TTAATTGTTGCTTTTATGTTCACACCGGCAGTTTCTGCCAAGGAAGTTTCTGGAGTTAATTTTCTTGAGCAAATGAAAATTTCGGGTAAAAATATGGTTCTTAACGGAGCAGGACTAAGGAAAAAAGCTTTTATCAAAGTTTATGCATGCGGCCTTTACCTTAAAGAAAAAAACAGTGATTCAAAAGCAATTATCAGTGCTGATGAACCCATGGCTGTAAAACTTGTTATCACTACAGGTCTGGTTACAAAAGAAAAAATGCAGGAAGCAATGACAGAGGGTTTTGAAGCCTCAACCAATGGTAATCAGGCTACCATTCAGGATAGCATAGATCTTTTCAACAATTGCTTCAATGACGAAATCGTCAAAGGAGATGAATTTATGATGGCATATCTTCCTGGAACTGGGGTTGTTGTTTCAAAAAACGGGACTGAAAAAGGAATTATTGAAGGTCTTGATTTTAAAAAAGCTCTTATTGGAATCTGGCTTGGTGATAATCCAATAGATAAAGGCTTAAAAAAAGATATGCTTTAG
- the secA gene encoding preprotein translocase subunit SecA translates to MIINLLKALFGTRNERQLKRISKIVEDVNNFESSVSELSDEELKEKTSEFKKRYSEGESLESILPEAFAVVRETSVRILEMRHFDCQIVGGVVLHEGNIAEMKTGEGKTLVATLPAYLNAITGKGVHIITVNDYLAKRDSEWMGKLFIFLGLSVGVITHGLNDRERQDAYNCDIVYGTNNEFGFDYLRDNMKFRKEDLVQRELNFAIVDEVDSILIDEARTPLIISGPAEKSTELYNMADLVVRKLDNEIHYTVDEKDKNSLLTDEGILKIQKELDIKNIYDPSHIETLHHVNQSLKAHTIFKRDVDYIVNEGQVVIVDEFTGRLMPGRRFSEGLHQALEAKENVKIENENQTLASITFQNYFRMYNVLSGMTGTAETEAKEFAEIYGLEVVVVPTNKPLVRKDFPDVIFKTKQEKYEAAIKEISDCYKKGQPVLVGTVSIDVSEYFSKMLKKRGVPHEVLNAKHHEKEAEIVALAGQKKSVTISTNMAGRGTDIVLGEGVVELGGLHIIGTGRHESRRIDNQLRGRSGRQGDPGSSRFYLSLEDELLRIFGGEKITRVMDRLGMKEGETIEHGIISRAIENAQKKVEGHNFDIRKHLLEYDDVMNAQREVIYRERKEALTNEDLKGKITDIIENKSFVVVSEFLSSKAEDKTRDYGWEAFKAKVKKEVSFELDILSDKDIEELSQEELIEIVYSQAMEEYSRKEELIGSSSMRELEHFIILQTVDTLWKDHLLNMDHLKEGIGLRGYAQQNPLIIYKKEGFDMFQSMIEKIQDEIVNILMRIEIQNGYEEEKKPLFSEVEEDKMVFSRGDDDSQPNRKTIKRQQRKIGRNELCPCGSGKKYKRCCGA, encoded by the coding sequence ATGATAATAAACCTTTTAAAAGCTTTATTTGGAACAAGAAATGAAAGACAGCTTAAAAGAATATCAAAAATAGTTGAAGATGTTAATAATTTTGAGTCTTCTGTCAGTGAACTTTCAGATGAGGAGCTCAAAGAAAAAACCAGCGAATTTAAGAAAAGATATTCTGAAGGGGAAAGTCTTGAATCGATTCTGCCTGAAGCTTTTGCCGTAGTAAGAGAAACGTCTGTAAGAATACTTGAAATGAGACATTTTGATTGCCAGATAGTCGGCGGGGTAGTTCTTCATGAAGGTAATATTGCTGAAATGAAAACAGGTGAAGGTAAAACTCTTGTTGCAACCCTTCCTGCATATCTTAACGCAATAACAGGAAAAGGTGTGCACATAATCACAGTAAACGATTATCTTGCAAAAAGAGACTCTGAATGGATGGGCAAGCTTTTCATTTTCCTGGGTCTTTCTGTTGGAGTAATCACCCATGGACTCAATGACAGGGAAAGGCAAGATGCTTATAATTGCGATATAGTTTATGGAACTAACAATGAGTTTGGTTTTGACTATTTGCGTGACAATATGAAATTCAGGAAAGAAGATCTTGTGCAAAGGGAGCTTAACTTTGCAATTGTTGACGAGGTTGATTCAATCTTAATAGATGAAGCAAGAACTCCTCTTATAATTTCAGGGCCGGCAGAAAAATCTACAGAGCTTTATAATATGGCTGATTTGGTTGTAAGAAAACTTGATAATGAAATTCATTATACAGTTGATGAAAAAGACAAGAACTCTCTTTTAACAGATGAAGGTATACTTAAAATACAAAAAGAACTTGATATAAAAAACATCTACGACCCTTCACATATTGAAACCCTTCATCATGTCAATCAGTCGTTGAAAGCTCATACTATATTTAAAAGAGATGTGGATTATATAGTAAATGAGGGTCAGGTTGTCATAGTTGATGAGTTTACAGGAAGGCTTATGCCAGGAAGAAGATTCAGTGAAGGTCTTCACCAGGCACTGGAAGCCAAAGAAAATGTAAAAATTGAAAATGAAAACCAAACTCTTGCTTCTATCACTTTCCAAAATTATTTTAGAATGTACAACGTGCTTAGCGGGATGACAGGTACTGCTGAAACAGAAGCAAAGGAGTTTGCTGAAATTTACGGCCTTGAAGTTGTTGTGGTTCCAACAAACAAACCCCTTGTAAGAAAGGATTTTCCTGATGTAATTTTTAAGACTAAGCAGGAAAAATATGAAGCTGCAATAAAAGAAATTTCTGATTGCTATAAAAAAGGTCAGCCTGTTCTTGTGGGTACAGTATCCATTGATGTTTCTGAATATTTCAGCAAAATGCTGAAAAAAAGAGGGGTGCCCCATGAAGTTTTAAACGCAAAACATCACGAAAAAGAAGCTGAGATTGTTGCCCTTGCAGGCCAGAAAAAGTCGGTGACTATTTCAACAAATATGGCAGGTCGAGGAACTGATATTGTTCTTGGAGAAGGTGTGGTTGAACTTGGTGGACTTCATATTATAGGAACGGGAAGACATGAGTCAAGAAGGATTGATAATCAGCTGAGGGGGCGTTCAGGCCGTCAGGGAGATCCAGGTTCTTCAAGGTTTTATCTTTCACTGGAAGATGAACTTTTAAGAATTTTTGGTGGTGAAAAAATTACAAGAGTAATGGATCGTCTTGGAATGAAAGAAGGGGAAACAATTGAACACGGGATTATTTCAAGAGCCATTGAAAATGCTCAGAAAAAAGTAGAAGGACATAACTTTGACATAAGAAAGCATCTCCTTGAATACGATGATGTCATGAATGCTCAAAGAGAAGTGATTTACAGGGAAAGAAAAGAAGCTTTAACCAATGAAGACCTTAAGGGAAAAATAACTGATATTATTGAAAACAAGTCTTTTGTTGTTGTATCAGAATTTTTGAGTTCTAAAGCCGAAGACAAAACCCGTGATTATGGATGGGAAGCTTTTAAAGCCAAGGTAAAAAAAGAAGTCAGCTTTGAACTTGATATATTATCTGATAAAGATATTGAAGAGCTGAGTCAGGAAGAGCTTATAGAAATTGTTTATTCTCAGGCTATGGAGGAATACAGCAGGAAAGAAGAGCTTATAGGTTCTTCAAGCATGAGGGAACTTGAGCATTTTATCATTCTTCAGACTGTGGACACCCTGTGGAAAGATCATCTTCTTAATATGGATCACTTAAAAGAAGGCATTGGGCTGAGAGGCTATGCCCAGCAAAACCCTCTGATTATTTACAAAAAAGAAGGTTTTGATATGTTTCAGTCGATGATTGAAAAAATTCAGGACGAAATAGTAAATATTCTTATGCGTATAGAAATACAAAACGGATATGAAGAGGAAAAAAAACCTTTATTCTCAGAAGTTGAAGAGGATAAAATGGTTTTCTCAAGGGGGGATGATGATTCCCAGCCAAATAGAAAAACAATAAAAAGACAGCAACGAAAAATAGGCAGAAATGAGCTTTGTCCCTGTGGAAGCGGTAAGAAATATAAAAGATGTTGCGGGGCATAA
- the aat gene encoding leucyl/phenylalanyl-tRNA--protein transferase has product MPVFQLTSRVSFPPPEYADKSGLLAMGGDLKPERILAAYKMGIFPWFDDSSPYLWWSPDPRAVLFIKDFHIPKSLKKTIKKQKFSVSLDRDFELVIRMCADVRIKNNQETWITEEMAEAYIKLYKAGYAHSVEVWNNNKIAGGLYGVSIGNVFYGESMFTLESDASKTGFVYLVKQLEKWEFPMIDCQVKTDNLKRFGAKEIPRRFFLTYLEELADEGNLPPGRWTFDKSLEVI; this is encoded by the coding sequence ATGCCTGTATTTCAACTTACTTCAAGAGTTTCTTTTCCTCCTCCTGAATATGCGGATAAATCAGGCCTTCTTGCCATGGGAGGAGATCTTAAGCCCGAAAGAATATTAGCGGCCTATAAAATGGGCATTTTCCCCTGGTTTGATGATTCGTCTCCATATTTGTGGTGGTCGCCTGACCCAAGGGCTGTTTTGTTTATAAAAGATTTTCATATTCCCAAATCTCTTAAAAAAACAATAAAAAAACAAAAGTTTTCTGTTTCCCTGGATAGAGATTTTGAGCTAGTTATAAGAATGTGTGCTGATGTTAGAATAAAAAACAACCAGGAAACATGGATTACTGAGGAAATGGCAGAAGCATATATAAAACTTTACAAAGCAGGTTATGCCCATTCTGTTGAGGTTTGGAATAATAATAAGATCGCAGGAGGTCTTTACGGGGTATCCATTGGCAATGTTTTTTATGGAGAATCCATGTTTACACTTGAATCCGATGCCTCAAAAACAGGGTTTGTCTATCTTGTAAAACAGCTGGAAAAATGGGAGTTTCCCATGATTGATTGCCAGGTGAAAACTGATAATCTTAAAAGGTTTGGAGCAAAAGAAATTCCAAGAAGATTTTTTTTAACCTACCTTGAAGAACTTGCTGATGAAGGTAATTTACCCCCTGGAAGATGGACTTTTGACAAAAGCCTTGAGGTGATTTGA
- the clpA gene encoding ATP-dependent Clp protease ATP-binding subunit ClpA, with protein sequence MISKELSATLGFAVREAKKRRHEYVCVEHVLFAILHDAHGVEIIESCGGNIHILKTDLKTYFDEHLEVMPEESNYVLQQTVGFQRVIQRAVNHARAAEKRIINVGDILVSIFEEEYSHSAFFLKKEKIQRIDILNYISHGSGFEKGGRQKAAFDSESSEERPGKDNSALSLYTIDMLEKAAAGKIDPLIGREDELKRTMQVLCRRRKNNPVYVGDPGVGKTAIAEGLARKIFEGDVPDKLVNSSVYSLDLSALLAGTKFRGDFEQRLKKVLSELEETEDAILFIDEIHTIVGAGATNSGSMDASNILKPSLTSGSFRCVGSTTHEEFKNHFEKDRALSRRFEKIDISEPSEEETIEILNGLKSTYELFHGIEYSKEAIESAVKLSLRHLNERYLPDKAIDVIDEVGAMTALSDKKIEVVSEKEIIDVISKMAKVPLQQMSGNDKNKLAKLGDEIKKYLFGQDSAVDSVVSAIKRSKAGLGSIEKPIGSFLFTGPTGVGKTELAKQVAKTLGISFLRFDMSEYMEKHSVSRLIGSPPGYVGFDQGGLLTDSIRKNPHCVLLLDEIEKAHLDIYNILLQVMDYGQLTDNNGRFADFKNVILMMTSNAGAREMASKSIGFGNQGSDSRFKGKSALNQIFSPEFRNRLDEIVYFNQLDQDIIFKVVEKFIDEMRAQLKEKKVNIKVTKKAKEYLSEKGYDQVYGARPLERLIQTEIKDKLVDELLFGRLSEGGKLTIGSRNNSLTFNYKKN encoded by the coding sequence ATGATAAGCAAGGAATTAAGTGCAACCTTGGGTTTTGCTGTAAGAGAAGCTAAGAAAAGAAGGCATGAATATGTTTGCGTGGAGCATGTTCTTTTTGCAATCCTTCATGACGCACACGGAGTTGAGATAATTGAATCCTGTGGCGGCAATATTCACATTTTAAAAACAGATCTTAAAACATACTTTGATGAACATCTTGAAGTCATGCCTGAAGAATCAAACTATGTTCTTCAGCAGACCGTGGGTTTTCAAAGGGTGATTCAAAGGGCGGTTAACCATGCAAGAGCAGCTGAAAAACGGATAATTAATGTTGGAGATATTCTTGTATCAATTTTTGAAGAAGAGTATTCTCACTCAGCTTTTTTTCTGAAAAAAGAAAAAATTCAAAGGATTGATATCTTAAATTATATTTCCCATGGTTCCGGTTTTGAAAAAGGAGGAAGGCAAAAGGCAGCTTTTGATTCAGAGTCTTCCGAAGAACGGCCTGGAAAAGATAATTCCGCACTTTCTCTTTATACAATAGATATGCTTGAAAAAGCAGCTGCAGGCAAAATTGACCCGCTTATTGGCCGGGAAGATGAATTAAAAAGAACAATGCAGGTTTTATGCCGGAGGAGAAAAAACAACCCTGTTTACGTAGGGGATCCCGGGGTAGGTAAAACTGCAATAGCAGAAGGGCTTGCTAGAAAAATTTTTGAAGGTGATGTTCCAGATAAGCTTGTCAATTCAAGTGTTTATTCTCTTGACTTAAGTGCATTGCTTGCCGGAACAAAGTTCAGAGGTGACTTTGAACAAAGATTGAAAAAAGTTTTGAGTGAGCTTGAAGAAACTGAAGATGCCATACTTTTTATTGATGAAATCCATACCATAGTAGGTGCAGGTGCTACAAATTCAGGTTCTATGGATGCTTCAAACATTTTAAAGCCCTCTTTAACAAGCGGAAGTTTCAGGTGTGTTGGTTCAACAACCCATGAAGAGTTTAAAAATCATTTTGAAAAGGACAGAGCTTTGTCCAGAAGATTTGAAAAAATTGACATTTCAGAGCCTTCAGAAGAGGAAACCATTGAAATTTTGAACGGTCTTAAGTCAACCTATGAGCTTTTTCATGGGATAGAGTATTCAAAAGAGGCCATTGAATCTGCAGTAAAGCTTTCTTTGAGGCATTTGAATGAAAGATATCTTCCTGATAAAGCAATAGACGTAATCGATGAAGTTGGAGCAATGACCGCTCTTTCAGATAAAAAGATAGAAGTTGTCAGTGAAAAAGAAATCATTGATGTTATTTCCAAAATGGCAAAAGTTCCTCTTCAGCAGATGAGTGGAAATGATAAAAATAAACTTGCAAAACTAGGGGATGAAATAAAAAAATATCTCTTTGGTCAGGATAGTGCAGTTGATTCTGTTGTTTCAGCAATAAAAAGATCAAAAGCAGGTCTTGGTTCAATTGAAAAGCCAATAGGTTCTTTTCTTTTCACAGGCCCTACTGGAGTTGGAAAAACTGAACTTGCAAAACAGGTAGCTAAAACTCTTGGAATAAGTTTTTTAAGATTTGATATGTCGGAATATATGGAAAAACATTCAGTTTCAAGGCTGATAGGCTCTCCTCCCGGATATGTTGGTTTTGATCAGGGTGGGCTCCTAACAGACTCAATTAGAAAAAACCCCCATTGCGTTCTTCTTTTAGATGAAATTGAAAAAGCCCATCTGGATATTTATAATATTTTGCTCCAGGTAATGGATTATGGTCAGCTCACAGATAACAACGGAAGATTTGCTGACTTTAAAAATGTTATTCTTATGATGACTTCCAATGCAGGTGCAAGAGAAATGGCTTCAAAGTCAATAGGTTTTGGAAACCAGGGCTCTGATTCCAGGTTTAAGGGAAAGAGTGCCTTAAACCAGATATTTTCTCCGGAATTTAGAAACAGACTTGATGAAATAGTTTATTTTAATCAGCTTGACCAGGATATTATATTCAAAGTAGTGGAAAAGTTTATTGATGAAATGAGAGCACAGCTTAAAGAAAAGAAAGTCAATATAAAAGTTACAAAAAAGGCAAAGGAATATCTTTCAGAAAAAGGTTATGATCAAGTATACGGGGCAAGACCCCTTGAAAGACTTATTCAGACTGAGATAAAGGATAAACTGGTTGACGAACTTCTTTTTGGCAGACTTTCAGAGGGTGGTAAACTAACTATAGGATCCAGAAATAACAGTTTGACCTTTAACTATAAAAAGAACTGA
- a CDS encoding exodeoxyribonuclease I has translation MKNTYLFYDIETSGLSKCFDQIVQFAAIRTDLEFNRLETHNFKIKLRDDIVISPEALLVHKMGPKQLKDGVSELDGVLEIHRLLNTPGTISLGYNTLGFDDEFLRFSFYRNLLPPYTHQFKNNCSRMDIYPMAVFFYLFSKNSISWPFLEDKVSLKLENLISFNNLTKGTAHDALADVEATLNLSRLFSKEEKVFKYIKDFYLKKNDQKRSESLDEAFQSVFGIHRAGIFIHGKLGADNEFMAPYLCLGNSIPYSNQTVWLRLDSEEILTITKETIEEKTFVTRKKYGEPPFVLPFYQRFRSKISEDRLRIFEENLKFFKKNQNLFKEVCNYHLNYRYPVIEGVDEDALLYVRGFLNNYEVEKCRRFLEADLDDKIKTVNGLDEINKKLGKRILFRNYDLRDFKEIEEEKRKYFEKINPEDPGSALIDYMGNKRILPKEAVFTINEFLKSDINESDKQLLLDLKADIDQNFY, from the coding sequence ATGAAAAATACCTACCTTTTTTATGATATTGAAACAAGCGGGTTAAGCAAATGTTTTGATCAAATTGTTCAGTTTGCGGCCATAAGAACCGATCTTGAATTTAATCGGCTTGAAACCCATAATTTTAAAATTAAGTTAAGAGATGACATTGTTATTTCCCCTGAAGCCCTTTTGGTTCACAAGATGGGGCCAAAGCAGTTAAAAGACGGAGTTTCAGAATTAGACGGGGTTTTAGAAATTCACAGACTTTTAAATACTCCAGGAACAATTTCCCTTGGATACAATACTTTGGGTTTTGATGATGAATTTTTAAGGTTTTCTTTTTATAGGAATCTTTTACCCCCATACACTCATCAGTTTAAAAACAATTGTTCCAGAATGGATATCTATCCAATGGCAGTCTTTTTTTATCTTTTTTCGAAAAATTCAATTTCATGGCCGTTTTTGGAAGACAAGGTTTCCCTTAAACTTGAAAATCTTATTTCATTTAACAATCTTACAAAGGGAACTGCCCATGATGCCTTGGCCGATGTTGAAGCAACACTTAATCTTTCCAGGCTTTTTTCAAAGGAGGAAAAGGTTTTCAAGTATATAAAAGATTTTTATTTGAAAAAAAATGATCAAAAAAGGAGTGAGTCCCTTGATGAGGCTTTTCAAAGTGTATTCGGGATTCATAGGGCTGGAATTTTTATTCATGGAAAACTAGGAGCTGACAATGAGTTTATGGCTCCTTATCTTTGCCTGGGAAATTCTATCCCATATTCCAATCAAACAGTCTGGCTTAGATTGGATTCTGAAGAAATCTTGACAATTACCAAGGAAACCATCGAGGAAAAAACTTTTGTAACAAGAAAAAAATATGGTGAACCTCCATTTGTTCTTCCTTTTTATCAAAGATTTAGATCAAAAATATCTGAGGACAGACTGAGGATCTTTGAGGAAAATCTTAAATTTTTTAAAAAAAATCAGAATCTTTTTAAAGAAGTTTGTAATTATCATCTAAACTATAGATACCCTGTAATTGAAGGAGTTGATGAAGATGCTCTTTTGTATGTAAGGGGTTTTTTAAACAATTATGAAGTTGAAAAATGCAGGCGTTTTTTAGAAGCAGACCTTGATGATAAAATTAAGACTGTTAATGGACTTGATGAAATAAATAAAAAGCTTGGGAAAAGAATTCTTTTTAGAAACTATGATCTTAGAGATTTTAAGGAGATTGAAGAGGAAAAAAGAAAGTATTTTGAAAAGATAAATCCAGAGGATCCAGGCAGTGCTCTAATTGACTATATGGGCAATAAAAGAATTTTGCCAAAGGAAGCTGTTTTTACAATAAATGAGTTTTTAAAATCAGATATAAATGAATCTGACAAACAGCTTTTGCTTGATTTAAAGGCAGATATTGATCAAAATTTTTATTAA
- a CDS encoding ATP-dependent Clp protease adaptor ClpS: protein MALNHPGTQDQTRSKNSEKIKEPPLYKVLLHNDDYTTMEFVVDVLISVFHKSESEAEQIMLNVHKKGIGICGVYPYELAETKVETVTALAKNSGFPLKSTMEKA from the coding sequence ATGGCTTTAAACCATCCGGGTACTCAAGATCAAACTAGATCCAAGAACTCGGAAAAAATAAAGGAGCCTCCTTTATATAAGGTGCTTTTACATAACGATGACTATACTACCATGGAATTTGTTGTTGACGTTCTTATCAGTGTTTTTCACAAGTCAGAATCAGAAGCTGAACAAATAATGCTCAATGTTCATAAAAAAGGTATTGGTATTTGCGGAGTGTATCCTTATGAATTAGCCGAAACCAAAGTGGAAACAGTAACTGCTCTAGCTAAAAACAGTGGGTTTCCATTAAAAAGTACAATGGAGAAGGCCTGA
- a CDS encoding transglutaminase family protein produces MAEKTYEFYLEPSFFIDSEHPVIKDFVKKNLSMEMSEKEKAIALFYTVRDQVFYNPYEIDFTHKGMKASSIIKKGKGYCVAKAVALCAVLRAAKIPSRLGLADVKNHLTTKRLREIMGTDIFYYHGYTEIYLNGNWIKATPTFNKELCEKFKVKPLDFDGEKDSLFHEFDDKGRKHMSYIKDFGHYDELPFDEILRRSIDVYKNIFTKFNKTVSGDFGKEAEEDFKGGLKK; encoded by the coding sequence ATGGCAGAAAAAACTTATGAATTTTATCTTGAACCTAGTTTTTTCATAGACTCTGAACATCCTGTAATTAAAGATTTTGTAAAAAAAAATTTATCAATGGAAATGAGTGAAAAAGAAAAGGCAATAGCCCTTTTCTATACTGTAAGGGATCAGGTTTTTTACAATCCCTATGAGATTGACTTTACACACAAAGGCATGAAGGCAAGCTCGATAATCAAGAAAGGAAAAGGTTATTGTGTTGCCAAAGCTGTGGCTCTTTGTGCTGTTTTAAGAGCTGCAAAAATCCCCTCAAGGCTTGGTCTTGCAGATGTTAAAAATCATCTTACCACAAAAAGGCTCAGGGAAATAATGGGGACAGATATCTTTTATTATCATGGGTATACAGAAATTTATCTAAATGGAAACTGGATTAAGGCAACCCCTACATTCAATAAGGAATTGTGCGAAAAATTTAAGGTAAAACCCCTTGATTTTGATGGAGAAAAGGACTCCCTTTTCCATGAATTCGATGATAAGGGCAGAAAACATATGTCCTATATAAAAGATTTTGGGCATTATGATGAACTTCCGTTTGACGAGATTTTAAGAAGATCCATTGATGTATATAAAAATATTTTTACAAAGTTTAATAAAACAGTCTCCGGAGATTTTGGAAAGGAAGCAGAGGAAGATTTTAAGGGCGGCCTTAAAAAATAA
- a CDS encoding M23 family metallopeptidase, protein MTVKYIVNIINGGKVRTLSFSRFFAVIGLFIFALFVSGSMLLFYDYISVKKSDLELLKTQKELERKNELIQAQRNRLHFFAEEINLIRNNLAELGKLEEKIRIIADLGKKNSENNEDKSIFGIGGVMPEPLDSRIGLENSHSSLVRGITDNADLLKNISSVKIENLEDLLGSLETKRSMLASTPSIRPAKGWVTSPFGYRESPFTGKKEFHEGYDIANRHGTPIVAPADGIVSFAGKRGLLGTAILIDHGHGILTKYGHLSQTLVQSGQKVKRGQEIGKMGNTGRSTGPHLHYVVYMNGRPVNPEKYILD, encoded by the coding sequence ATGACTGTTAAATATATAGTAAATATAATAAACGGCGGTAAAGTCAGAACTTTGTCGTTTTCGCGTTTTTTTGCTGTTATAGGACTTTTTATTTTTGCTCTTTTTGTTTCAGGCTCAATGCTTTTATTTTATGATTATATTTCTGTAAAAAAATCAGATTTAGAGCTTTTAAAAACACAAAAAGAACTTGAAAGAAAAAATGAGCTTATCCAAGCCCAGAGAAACAGGCTTCATTTTTTTGCAGAAGAAATAAACTTAATAAGAAACAATCTCGCAGAGCTTGGCAAGCTTGAAGAAAAAATAAGAATTATCGCAGATCTGGGCAAAAAAAACTCTGAGAATAATGAAGATAAAAGTATTTTTGGAATTGGCGGGGTAATGCCAGAACCCCTTGACTCCAGGATAGGTTTGGAAAATTCTCACAGCTCCCTTGTCAGAGGGATCACAGACAATGCTGATTTACTGAAAAACATATCCTCAGTTAAAATTGAAAATTTGGAAGACCTTTTAGGTTCTCTTGAAACCAAGAGAAGTATGCTTGCTTCAACTCCTTCCATACGACCTGCAAAGGGCTGGGTAACCTCTCCTTTTGGCTACAGAGAATCTCCTTTTACTGGAAAAAAAGAATTTCATGAAGGCTATGATATAGCAAACAGACATGGAACTCCTATTGTTGCTCCTGCTGACGGAATAGTTTCGTTTGCCGGGAAAAGAGGACTTCTTGGTACTGCAATTCTAATAGATCATGGACATGGAATTCTTACAAAATACGGCCATCTTTCCCAAACTCTTGTTCAATCAGGGCAGAAAGTTAAAAGAGGGCAGGAAATAGGCAAAATGGGAAATACAGGCAGAAGCACGGGCCCTCATCTTCATTATGTGGTTTATATGAACGGCAGGCCGGTAAATCCTGAAAAATACATTCTTGACTGA